One genomic segment of Micromonospora sp. WMMC415 includes these proteins:
- a CDS encoding PadR family transcriptional regulator: MALEHAILVSLLEQPGSGYELARRFERSIGRFWTATHQQIYRVLRRMETDGWVTAEEIGQDGRPDKRRYSVTAAGRGVLASWLREPVQPETVRHELAVKIRGAAFDDDAGRAALIVEVERYRADHEATLNRYLAGERRDFLDAGELDAGQRLRHVVLRGGVAYERMVLDWLDDVLETLHGLGR, encoded by the coding sequence GTGGCACTGGAACACGCGATTCTCGTCTCGCTGCTGGAGCAGCCCGGGTCCGGCTACGAGCTGGCCCGGCGGTTCGAGCGCTCCATCGGCCGGTTCTGGACGGCTACCCACCAGCAGATCTATCGCGTCCTCAGGCGGATGGAGACCGACGGCTGGGTCACCGCCGAGGAGATCGGCCAGGATGGGCGCCCCGACAAGAGGCGCTACTCCGTGACCGCGGCTGGCCGAGGGGTGCTCGCGAGCTGGCTGCGGGAACCCGTCCAGCCAGAGACGGTCCGCCACGAACTGGCCGTGAAGATCCGCGGCGCAGCGTTCGACGACGATGCCGGCCGGGCTGCACTGATCGTCGAGGTCGAGCGGTACCGCGCCGACCACGAAGCCACCCTCAACCGCTACCTGGCCGGCGAGCGGCGTGATTTCCTCGACGCCGGCGAGCTCGACGCGGGCCAGCGGTTGCGGCACGTCGTGCTCCGGGGTGGCGTCGCGTACGAGCGGATGGTCCTCGACTGGCTCGACGACGTCCTCGAAACCCTCCACGGCCTCGGCCGCTGA
- a CDS encoding permease — protein sequence MEIAPAHWVYLAGLASLIVVMVARKNVVVPAIAATFLTAVTFTGSVPGGVASVFRASLVAASELFNIFLIIALVTAMLAALRAIGAEHRMVAPFRRLMVSGPVAYVVLFVVTYIFALFFWPTPTLALIAAILLPAAIRAGLSPMLGAIAIAIAGQGMALASDYVIGVAPSLSASGANVSADLIADRALVLSWVVGIVALAMSYVLTVRRRGLSTAAADEPSAQTNVAHRAELAIAGVAGVSGTGGTSGQLGHALATKQPPPEALEEREAVASDARLDDDPAGQRGQDGRAKLFAVLVPVAFGALLVYMLLGRFTDLVSVDDGAGAPLVGGMAALLLLAVAVTSDGVRSLESCAEHVVEGLSFAFKAMGIVIPIAGFVFIGISDFSGRIMGLAEDQTAPGFLFDAIRSVEEHIPSNPIVIMFAVLLAGMTVGLDGSGWAGLPLTGSLSEALSPHAGVDTATLAAIAQNGASWTGGGTLVIWSSLIAVATFCGVSVVDLARRLFLPVVTGLVVSVVVAAIIW from the coding sequence ATGGAAATAGCGCCTGCGCACTGGGTGTACCTGGCAGGTCTGGCCTCCCTGATCGTCGTCATGGTCGCCCGGAAGAACGTCGTCGTTCCCGCCATCGCCGCGACCTTCCTCACCGCCGTGACCTTCACCGGCAGCGTGCCCGGGGGAGTGGCGTCCGTGTTCCGCGCCAGTCTGGTGGCCGCGTCGGAACTGTTCAACATCTTCCTCATCATCGCGCTCGTCACCGCGATGCTCGCGGCGCTGAGAGCCATCGGGGCCGAGCACCGGATGGTGGCGCCGTTCCGTCGGCTGATGGTGAGCGGGCCGGTCGCCTACGTCGTCCTGTTCGTTGTCACGTACATCTTCGCCCTGTTCTTCTGGCCCACGCCGACCCTGGCGTTGATCGCGGCGATCCTGCTCCCGGCCGCCATCCGGGCGGGCCTGTCCCCGATGCTCGGTGCGATCGCGATCGCCATCGCCGGACAGGGCATGGCCCTGGCCTCCGACTACGTCATCGGTGTCGCGCCGAGTCTCTCGGCGAGCGGCGCCAACGTGTCGGCCGACCTGATCGCCGACCGGGCCCTGGTCCTGTCGTGGGTGGTCGGAATCGTCGCACTGGCGATGAGCTATGTCCTGACGGTGCGTCGTCGCGGGCTGAGCACTGCGGCGGCAGATGAGCCCAGCGCCCAGACGAACGTGGCGCACCGCGCCGAACTCGCGATCGCTGGAGTGGCCGGCGTCAGTGGTACGGGTGGCACCTCCGGGCAGCTCGGCCACGCTCTGGCGACGAAGCAGCCACCGCCGGAGGCGCTGGAGGAGCGGGAGGCGGTAGCCAGTGACGCCCGGCTCGACGACGATCCTGCCGGCCAGCGTGGACAGGATGGGCGGGCCAAGCTGTTCGCCGTCCTGGTGCCCGTCGCTTTCGGCGCGCTGCTCGTCTACATGCTGCTCGGGCGGTTCACCGACCTGGTGTCGGTCGACGACGGTGCGGGGGCCCCGCTGGTCGGCGGCATGGCAGCACTGCTGCTTCTCGCCGTTGCGGTGACCAGCGACGGGGTCCGCTCCCTGGAGAGCTGCGCCGAGCACGTCGTCGAAGGCCTCTCCTTCGCGTTCAAGGCGATGGGCATCGTCATCCCCATCGCCGGCTTCGTCTTCATCGGCATCTCGGACTTCTCCGGCCGCATCATGGGGTTGGCAGAGGACCAGACGGCGCCAGGATTCCTGTTCGACGCTATCCGCAGCGTCGAGGAGCACATCCCGAGCAACCCGATCGTCATCATGTTCGCCGTCCTGCTCGCCGGCATGACGGTCGGGCTTGACGGATCGGGTTGGGCGGGGCTGCCGCTCACCGGCTCCCTTTCGGAGGCGCTCAGCCCGCACGCCGGAGTCGACACCGCCACGCTCGCCGCCATCGCGCAGAACGGCGCGTCCTGGACCGGCGGCGGCACCCTGGTCATCTGGTCGTCGCTCATCGCCGTTGCCACCTTCTGCGGGGTGTCCGTGGTCGACCTCGCCCGCAGGCTGTTCCTGCCCGTGGTTACGGGACTGGTCGTCAGTGTGGTGGTCGCCGCGATCATCTGGTGA
- a CDS encoding Nif3-like dinuclear metal center hexameric protein: MTNKTASQTGPTVADVVAALDGLTGGRVTSSDGGRNPYVISKDSGIPGKAVTERPGLVWGASDKAVRRLAVAMTITEHHIELAHASGVDAIVAHHPIADAASSGGVTLADYLSLYGIAVLECHEAFHGLHPGMAYLHGHQPFYVNPAYDGVHGLVVMVGRPLPGVTTVGDVLTRLDAGLERSLDLRILDGERSVRQCADLVDSATAPGMRVLAGALDDPLGEVVLHAFPHTGFGEKQLAQLLAEYPAISTVIFSISAAPPDSAVVASAAARGLSVLVGSSHASEVFENGLPLAFGLSALLPNVDVVLFRDRVVSIPINSVGTGALREYGRSVAQEHLLPLAEAVRARAAATTLAATPLSHSEHAS; encoded by the coding sequence GTGACGAACAAGACAGCGTCGCAGACCGGTCCGACGGTGGCCGATGTGGTCGCGGCCCTCGATGGGCTGACCGGCGGCCGGGTCACCAGCTCCGACGGGGGCCGCAACCCGTACGTGATCAGCAAGGACTCGGGGATACCCGGCAAGGCGGTGACCGAGCGGCCCGGCCTGGTCTGGGGGGCCTCCGACAAAGCGGTGCGGCGGCTCGCGGTCGCCATGACCATCACCGAGCACCACATCGAACTTGCGCATGCCAGCGGCGTGGACGCGATCGTTGCGCACCACCCGATCGCGGACGCGGCGAGTTCCGGTGGAGTGACGCTCGCCGACTACCTTTCGCTGTACGGAATCGCGGTGCTGGAGTGCCACGAAGCCTTCCACGGACTGCACCCCGGCATGGCCTACCTCCACGGCCACCAGCCCTTCTACGTCAACCCCGCCTACGACGGGGTACACGGGCTGGTGGTCATGGTCGGCCGGCCGCTACCGGGCGTCACCACGGTCGGTGACGTACTCACCCGGCTCGACGCGGGCCTGGAGCGGTCCCTGGACCTGCGCATCCTGGACGGGGAACGCTCCGTCCGCCAGTGCGCCGACCTGGTGGACAGCGCCACAGCTCCGGGGATGCGGGTGCTCGCGGGTGCTCTCGACGATCCGCTTGGCGAGGTTGTCCTGCACGCCTTCCCACACACCGGCTTCGGGGAGAAGCAGCTCGCCCAGCTGCTCGCCGAGTATCCGGCCATCTCAACGGTCATCTTCAGCATCAGTGCGGCTCCCCCGGACTCGGCCGTGGTGGCGAGCGCGGCCGCGCGCGGACTCAGCGTGCTGGTGGGCAGCAGCCATGCCTCGGAGGTCTTCGAGAACGGACTTCCGCTGGCCTTCGGACTGTCCGCCCTGCTGCCGAACGTCGACGTTGTCCTGTTCCGGGACCGGGTCGTCTCGATCCCGATCAACAGCGTGGGCACGGGCGCCTTGCGCGAGTACGGGCGGTCGGTGGCGCAGGAGCACCTGCTGCCACTCGCCGAGGCCGTCCGCGCTCGCGCCGCCGCGACGACGCTCGCGGCCACACCCCTTAGCCACTCCGAGCACGCAAGCTAG
- a CDS encoding Na-translocating system protein MpsC family protein: MDRSASTPPRTPGELKQEILRVYNSVNQGISGVGVSRQRVDLLDDRILILAQHQRVKALATLDPAHRDITREVDVALLDEGKRRLAQEFRDKIGLAVRVVLKDYDPSTELSATVVVLDAPLVLTEARRYP; this comes from the coding sequence ATGGATCGCTCAGCCAGCACCCCGCCGCGGACGCCCGGAGAGCTCAAGCAGGAGATCCTGCGGGTGTACAACAGCGTCAACCAGGGGATCTCCGGCGTCGGTGTGAGCCGGCAGCGGGTCGACCTCCTGGACGACCGGATCCTCATCCTCGCCCAGCATCAGCGCGTCAAGGCGCTCGCGACGCTGGATCCCGCCCACCGCGACATCACCCGCGAGGTGGACGTGGCGCTGCTGGACGAGGGCAAGCGGCGGCTGGCCCAGGAGTTCCGGGACAAGATCGGACTTGCGGTACGGGTCGTCCTCAAGGACTACGACCCGAGCACGGAGCTCTCGGCGACGGTGGTGGTCCTCGACGCCCCGCTGGTCCTCACCGAGGCCCGACGGTATCCGTAG
- a CDS encoding heme-binding protein, whose translation MHRIYRITLDDALPMLAAARAKAEEIGVRQTICVCDDGGHAIALHRMPGARLTGVDIAIAKAFTAAGHERATHKFNEPPNGPALPGNEAFGISHMHPGKFAIFVGGFPIEYDGQILGAVGVSGGNGEQDKAVGAAALEAFAKHVADLGLGG comes from the coding sequence GTGCACAGGATCTACCGAATCACGCTCGACGACGCACTCCCCATGCTCGCGGCAGCTCGAGCGAAGGCGGAGGAGATCGGCGTCAGGCAGACGATCTGCGTCTGTGACGACGGCGGCCATGCGATCGCGCTGCACCGGATGCCGGGTGCCCGCCTCACCGGGGTCGACATCGCGATCGCGAAGGCGTTCACCGCGGCCGGCCACGAGCGGGCGACCCACAAGTTCAACGAGCCGCCGAACGGCCCGGCGCTGCCGGGCAACGAGGCGTTCGGGATCAGCCACATGCACCCCGGAAAGTTCGCCATCTTCGTCGGCGGGTTCCCCATCGAGTACGACGGCCAGATCCTCGGCGCCGTCGGGGTCAGCGGCGGCAACGGCGAGCAGGACAAGGCGGTCGGCGCGGCCGCGCTCGAGGCGTTCGCCAAGCACGTCGCGGACCTGGGGCTCGGCGGGTAG
- a CDS encoding CdaR family transcriptional regulator, with protein MSDPSASVPDSPPGDADPQHLTVGRLMQERLLRPARTAASADLLDTAVTWCLPWDEVQASDDPLPGVVVHARADQLRPTLLAGLGRRNATAVVVAGGIADPPQPAVDLPVIHVGAHVAFRHLSQLVAELVLARDTHVLRYGLRVHRSLVELLYRGAGLAALGHQMARLSGCTAAILDPQYRVLAFERSRDRVFEAAAVADALREDAAAAPPPLVSEQPNTGPEVRTLLIDGASATCVLNPILLGGRHDGWVVIVESADPPLPHDIAQHRVVVEQAATIVGTEMLRLRSIEQAQERARGDFVHALLHGRFSTQHELEARAAHYDFPVGATFGVVVASGLGSVGSPDSPTALFQLARHVTRLDARPNAHTLATVVGDVLAVVRQVDPAGRRDSPGAEDRALADFAYTLQTELERRTHHRVAVAYGRCVGGAARIFDSYREARIALGIRNRLGMDRVCGFQDLRVYATLVELAESPQGRAFARDVLAPLRGARAGGNDLEQAVIAYIASGGNLNAAARDLHIHRNTMLYKLDRASRLLQLDLREAEHQFAVWLAYKLGLLADTVTAVDRDLSPA; from the coding sequence GTGAGTGACCCATCGGCCAGTGTGCCGGACAGCCCGCCCGGCGACGCGGATCCGCAGCACCTGACGGTGGGCCGACTGATGCAGGAACGGTTGCTCCGCCCCGCCCGTACGGCGGCATCGGCCGACCTGCTCGACACCGCTGTCACCTGGTGTCTGCCCTGGGACGAGGTCCAGGCCAGCGACGACCCGCTGCCCGGCGTCGTCGTCCATGCCCGGGCCGACCAGCTCCGACCGACGCTCCTGGCCGGTCTTGGGCGGCGCAACGCCACGGCCGTCGTCGTCGCCGGCGGGATCGCTGATCCTCCCCAGCCCGCGGTCGACCTGCCGGTGATCCACGTCGGTGCGCACGTCGCGTTCCGACACCTCAGCCAGCTTGTGGCGGAACTCGTCCTGGCCCGGGACACCCACGTCCTCCGCTACGGCCTGCGAGTGCACCGCTCGTTGGTGGAGTTGCTGTATCGCGGGGCCGGCCTGGCCGCGCTCGGGCACCAGATGGCCCGGCTGTCCGGGTGCACGGCCGCGATCCTCGACCCGCAGTACCGGGTCCTGGCGTTCGAACGCAGCCGCGACCGCGTGTTCGAGGCGGCGGCGGTGGCGGACGCGCTGCGCGAGGACGCCGCGGCGGCGCCGCCACCGCTCGTTTCCGAGCAGCCGAACACCGGTCCTGAGGTCCGGACGCTGCTGATCGACGGGGCCAGCGCGACGTGCGTGCTCAACCCGATCCTGCTCGGCGGTCGCCACGACGGTTGGGTGGTGATCGTGGAGTCAGCCGATCCACCCCTGCCGCACGACATCGCGCAGCACAGGGTGGTCGTCGAGCAGGCCGCGACCATCGTCGGTACCGAGATGCTGCGCCTGCGCAGCATCGAGCAGGCGCAGGAGCGGGCGCGGGGCGACTTCGTTCACGCACTGCTGCACGGCCGTTTCTCCACTCAGCACGAGCTCGAAGCCCGGGCGGCGCACTACGATTTCCCGGTCGGGGCGACCTTCGGCGTGGTCGTCGCGAGCGGACTCGGCTCGGTCGGCAGCCCCGACTCCCCGACCGCCCTGTTCCAGCTGGCCCGGCATGTCACCCGCCTGGACGCCCGGCCGAACGCGCACACCCTGGCGACCGTCGTCGGCGACGTGCTCGCGGTGGTCCGCCAGGTCGATCCGGCGGGCCGGCGGGATTCGCCGGGCGCGGAGGACCGGGCGCTGGCGGACTTCGCGTACACCCTGCAGACGGAGTTGGAACGAAGGACACACCACCGGGTGGCCGTGGCGTACGGGCGCTGCGTCGGCGGCGCGGCCCGGATCTTCGACAGCTACCGCGAAGCGCGCATCGCTCTCGGGATCCGCAACCGTCTCGGCATGGACCGGGTGTGCGGCTTCCAGGACCTGCGCGTGTACGCCACCCTGGTGGAACTCGCCGAGAGCCCGCAGGGGCGCGCCTTCGCCCGCGACGTGCTGGCCCCGCTGCGCGGCGCCCGCGCCGGCGGGAACGACCTGGAGCAGGCGGTCATCGCCTACATCGCATCCGGCGGAAACCTCAACGCCGCCGCGCGGGACCTGCACATCCACCGCAACACGATGCTCTACAAGCTCGACCGCGCCTCCCGGCTTCTGCAACTGGACCTACGCGAGGCGGAGCACCAGTTCGCGGTGTGGCTTGCCTACAAGCTCGGGCTGCTCGCCGACACGGTGACGGCCGTCGACCGGGATCTCAGCCCGGCGTAG
- a CDS encoding MFS transporter: MRDTRPRVTAAQSFTAPANPQGSPRRRSGGLGVLLTLLGATLLGTVINNVLNVPLRDITTDLGVSLSAGVLVVSSFVLVLAAGMALSGWVGDRFGRRRTVIVALAVMAVAMVGAALAPSLPVLVAMRALQGVACAAYPPAVMGMLATIYGPTQRARTMSAWAAANGIGQAIGPPLGGLLADLAGWRAIFWCLAPVAVLLLAATVLVVPDDRGHTTPLHWPGAVSLTLGAAFVMTAATAVPQDMVPPWLTVTLAATGVVLLAAFVISSARAAAPIIRPRLIVESRFLRSTVAAAVQMFCLAATLVAVPLYVTGALGRTTALTGLLVLALPAAMALLAPLVGLLSERTRPRWILRVGLIVLGTAELLLGLYAGNAGRSVALLVALLIAVGVGVALVQTPSAAGATRSPAGRSGAALGLFNMMRFGGSALGAAWVAVVYPHDALVLLFAGGAAAAGLGLVVSFIGPDPSPPDDDATSPATPG; the protein is encoded by the coding sequence GTGCGGGACACTCGGCCGCGGGTCACAGCCGCGCAGTCGTTCACCGCCCCGGCCAACCCGCAGGGTTCGCCGCGGCGAAGGTCCGGCGGGCTCGGCGTACTGCTGACCCTGCTCGGTGCGACGCTGCTCGGCACGGTCATCAACAACGTGCTGAACGTGCCGCTGCGCGACATCACCACCGATCTCGGAGTGTCGCTCTCCGCCGGCGTGCTCGTGGTGAGCAGCTTCGTCCTGGTCCTGGCCGCCGGCATGGCGTTGAGCGGCTGGGTGGGCGACCGGTTCGGCCGACGCCGTACGGTCATCGTGGCGCTGGCTGTGATGGCGGTGGCCATGGTCGGTGCGGCGCTGGCGCCGTCGCTGCCGGTGCTCGTCGCGATGCGTGCCCTGCAGGGCGTGGCGTGTGCGGCCTACCCGCCGGCCGTCATGGGGATGCTCGCCACCATCTACGGGCCGACCCAGCGGGCCCGCACGATGAGCGCGTGGGCGGCCGCCAACGGCATCGGACAGGCGATCGGCCCCCCGCTGGGCGGTCTGCTGGCCGATCTGGCCGGCTGGCGGGCGATCTTCTGGTGTCTCGCGCCGGTGGCCGTGCTGCTGCTGGCCGCCACGGTCCTGGTCGTGCCGGACGACCGGGGCCACACCACCCCGCTGCATTGGCCGGGCGCGGTCTCGTTGACCCTCGGCGCCGCGTTCGTGATGACCGCCGCCACCGCGGTCCCGCAGGACATGGTGCCGCCCTGGCTCACCGTCACGCTCGCCGCGACGGGCGTCGTACTTCTGGCGGCCTTCGTCATCTCCTCGGCCAGGGCTGCGGCGCCAATCATCCGACCGCGTCTCATCGTCGAGTCGCGGTTCCTGCGCAGCACCGTGGCCGCGGCCGTACAGATGTTCTGTCTCGCCGCGACACTCGTCGCGGTTCCGCTGTACGTCACGGGCGCCCTCGGGCGAACCACTGCCCTCACCGGCCTGCTGGTCCTGGCGCTTCCCGCCGCCATGGCGCTGCTGGCTCCGCTCGTCGGCCTGCTCAGCGAGCGCACCCGGCCGCGCTGGATCCTGCGCGTCGGACTGATCGTGCTGGGCACGGCGGAACTGCTGCTGGGGCTGTACGCGGGCAATGCCGGCCGGAGCGTGGCGCTGCTCGTCGCACTGCTCATCGCGGTCGGGGTGGGCGTGGCCCTCGTCCAGACGCCCTCCGCCGCCGGGGCGACCCGGTCACCCGCGGGCCGATCGGGAGCGGCCCTCGGTCTGTTCAACATGATGCGATTCGGCGGCTCGGCGCTGGGTGCGGCCTGGGTGGCCGTCGTCTACCCGCACGATGCTCTGGTGCTGCTCTTCGCCGGAGGCGCGGCGGCCGCCGGGCTCGGGCTGGTGGTCAGCTTCATCGGCCCCGACCCGTCCCCGCCCGACGACGACGCGACGTCGCCCGCTACGCCGGGCTGA
- a CDS encoding RidA family protein, whose product MADPAGRGALAAPPAPQGHYVPAVVHAGTAYAAGMTPRVDGRLVARGLVGVDLTVAEARAAAGLAAGNALAAVAQAVGGLEQVRRCLRMTVYVACRPGFTQHTAVADGASEVLRDWLGDRGAVARSAVGVASLPSDAPVEVELTVAVTAR is encoded by the coding sequence GTGGCTGACCCGGCCGGCCGGGGCGCCCTGGCGGCCCCGCCGGCCCCGCAGGGCCACTACGTTCCGGCGGTGGTACATGCCGGCACGGCATACGCGGCGGGCATGACCCCGCGGGTCGACGGCCGGCTCGTTGCGCGCGGGCTGGTGGGCGTGGATCTGACCGTGGCCGAGGCGCGCGCCGCCGCCGGCCTGGCGGCCGGCAACGCCCTCGCCGCCGTGGCGCAGGCGGTCGGTGGACTGGAGCAGGTGCGACGGTGCCTGCGGATGACCGTGTACGTCGCCTGCCGTCCCGGCTTCACCCAGCACACTGCGGTCGCCGACGGCGCGTCCGAGGTGCTGCGGGACTGGCTGGGCGACCGCGGCGCCGTCGCGCGCTCGGCAGTCGGGGTGGCGAGCCTACCGTCCGACGCCCCGGTCGAGGTGGAGCTCACCGTCGCCGTGACCGCTCGTTGA
- a CDS encoding gamma-glutamyltransferase family protein, giving the protein MSVDWPAPARNAVLAGEHMAAASHPAVSAVGHRVLADGGTAIDATVAMAAMSWLALPGQCGVGGDAFAVIREPDGSVWTINGSGYGPDGAEPDFYRARGLSAIPLTGALAVAAPGAVPAIAALHVRGATRSLPELWAPAIAAAERGLPCTRKTRADILEHEAQLRADEGARRTFLRTGRAPQVGERLAQPELADSLRSLAADPRALHTGDLADRAVAALAAAGAPFSGDEWAASGVPIEGEAIAGRYGDLVVHATPLPTPGWMVLQQAAVCDGTLAGLPWLGAEAVGWLAGAARQAFRDRWDRCAADTDAWRALLRPEAVADVRARLSTGGRSLVTAGLTPDGDTTTTVAVDGDGRAVSFIHSLAFTFGARITVPGTGIVLNNRLGRGAYLIDGHPNQVRPRRRPLHTCLAWLVTDGTGALRHVGNTPGGDGQVQWNMQVLSHLVDHGLDPQEAVSAPRFSVFPGSDADVVGAPDELICESRLSERVLAGLRAAGHPVRVVGPWDAGGSALVVSVDERLGCLVGGADPRQDGVVLGG; this is encoded by the coding sequence GTGAGCGTGGACTGGCCGGCACCGGCCCGCAACGCGGTCCTCGCCGGCGAACACATGGCCGCCGCGAGCCACCCGGCGGTCAGCGCCGTCGGTCATCGCGTACTCGCCGACGGCGGCACCGCGATCGATGCGACCGTGGCGATGGCCGCGATGTCCTGGCTGGCGCTGCCAGGTCAGTGCGGCGTCGGCGGCGACGCCTTCGCCGTGATCCGTGAGCCGGACGGGTCGGTGTGGACGATCAACGGCAGCGGGTACGGGCCGGACGGCGCCGAGCCGGACTTCTACCGGGCGCGAGGACTGTCCGCGATTCCCCTCACCGGGGCGCTGGCCGTGGCGGCTCCGGGTGCGGTTCCCGCCATCGCCGCACTGCACGTCCGCGGAGCGACGCGCAGCCTCCCCGAGTTGTGGGCGCCGGCGATCGCGGCCGCCGAACGCGGTCTGCCCTGCACCCGCAAGACCCGCGCGGACATCCTCGAGCACGAGGCGCAGTTGCGTGCCGACGAGGGAGCCCGGCGGACGTTCCTGCGCACCGGCCGGGCACCGCAGGTCGGCGAGCGGCTCGCGCAGCCGGAACTCGCGGACTCGCTGCGGTCGTTGGCGGCCGATCCCCGCGCCCTGCACACCGGCGACCTGGCTGATCGCGCGGTGGCCGCGCTGGCGGCGGCCGGTGCCCCGTTCAGCGGCGACGAGTGGGCAGCCTCCGGCGTCCCGATCGAGGGCGAGGCGATCGCCGGGCGGTACGGCGACCTGGTCGTGCACGCGACGCCGCTGCCCACGCCGGGTTGGATGGTGCTCCAGCAGGCGGCCGTCTGCGACGGGACGCTCGCCGGCCTGCCGTGGCTGGGCGCCGAGGCGGTGGGCTGGCTCGCCGGTGCGGCCCGGCAGGCCTTCCGGGACCGCTGGGACCGGTGTGCCGCCGACACCGACGCCTGGCGGGCGCTGCTGCGACCCGAGGCGGTGGCGGACGTGCGCGCGAGGCTGTCCACCGGAGGGCGTTCCCTCGTCACGGCCGGGCTGACACCCGACGGGGACACCACGACGACCGTCGCGGTCGACGGCGACGGCCGCGCGGTCAGCTTCATCCACTCGCTCGCCTTCACCTTCGGCGCCCGGATCACCGTCCCCGGCACCGGCATCGTGCTCAACAACCGGCTGGGACGCGGCGCGTACCTGATCGACGGCCACCCGAACCAGGTACGACCGCGGCGCCGTCCGCTGCACACCTGCCTCGCGTGGCTGGTGACCGACGGCACGGGAGCCCTGCGCCACGTCGGCAACACGCCCGGCGGCGACGGGCAGGTGCAGTGGAACATGCAGGTGCTCTCGCACCTGGTCGACCACGGCCTGGATCCGCAGGAGGCGGTGTCGGCGCCGCGGTTCAGCGTCTTCCCGGGCAGCGACGCCGACGTGGTGGGCGCGCCCGACGAGCTGATCTGCGAGTCGCGGCTGAGCGAGCGGGTCCTGGCGGGTCTGCGCGCCGCCGGGCACCCGGTCCGGGTGGTGGGGCCGTGGGACGCCGGCGGCAGTGCCCTCGTGGTCTCCGTGGACGAACGGCTGGGCTGCCTCGTCGGCGGTGCCGACCCCCGGCAGGACGGGGTGGTGCTCGGTGGCTGA
- a CDS encoding non-heme iron oxygenase ferredoxin subunit: MSTPDTAGPAPTGAESGTVRFVCVARSGQVPDGYVRRFYADSLELCVARSQGKAYATSNYCTHLDCLLSSGKLVDDGIGCSCHGSVFDLETGEPVCPPATEPIKTFPVREEDGQIYVGVTPEDIASGGPRRRRPVR; the protein is encoded by the coding sequence ATGAGCACGCCCGACACCGCTGGCCCGGCGCCCACGGGAGCGGAATCGGGCACCGTCAGATTTGTCTGCGTCGCCCGCTCCGGCCAGGTGCCCGACGGATACGTCCGTCGCTTCTACGCCGACAGCCTGGAGCTGTGCGTCGCCCGGTCTCAAGGCAAGGCGTACGCGACGTCGAACTACTGCACGCACCTGGACTGCCTGCTGTCGTCGGGCAAGCTGGTCGACGACGGGATCGGCTGCTCCTGCCACGGCAGCGTCTTCGATCTCGAGACGGGCGAGCCGGTCTGCCCGCCCGCCACCGAACCCATCAAGACGTTCCCGGTGCGCGAGGAGGACGGGCAGATCTACGTCGGCGTGACGCCGGAGGACATCGCTTCCGGCGGCCCGCGCCGCCGCCGACCGGTCAGGTGA